Proteins from a genomic interval of Sugiyamaella lignohabitans strain CBS 10342 chromosome C, complete sequence:
- the PCD1 gene encoding Pcd1p (8-oxo-dGTP diphosphatase; prevents spontaneous mutagenesis via sanitization of oxidized purine nucleoside triphosphates; can also act as peroxisomal pyrophosphatase with specificity for coenzyme A and CoA derivatives, may function to remove potentially toxic oxidized CoA disulfide from peroxisomes to maintain the capacity for beta-oxidation of fatty acids; nudix hydrolase family member; similar E. coli MutT and human, rat and mouse MTH1; GO_component: GO:0005777 - peroxisome [Evidence IEA,IEA]; GO_component: GO:0005777 - peroxisome [Evidence IDA] [PMID 10922370]; GO_function: GO:0008413 - 8-oxo-7,8-dihydroguanosine triphosphate pyrophosphatase activity [Evidence IDA,IMP] [PMID 15475388]; GO_function: GO:0016787 - hydrolase activity [Evidence IEA,IEA]; GO_function: GO:0016818 - hydrolase activity, acting on acid anhydrides, in phosphorus-containing anhydrides [Evidence IEA]; GO_function: GO:0000287 - magnesium ion binding [Evidence IEA]; GO_function: GO:0030145 - manganese ion binding [Evidence IEA]; GO_function: GO:0046872 - metal ion binding [Evidence IEA]; GO_function: GO:0016462 - pyrophosphatase activity [Evidence IDA] [PMID 10922370]; GO_process: GO:0006281 - DNA repair [Evidence IMP] [PMID 15475388]; GO_process: GO:0009132 - nucleoside diphosphate metabolic process [Evidence IEA]): MKQTAIDALKRLRSFKIKSSVWDDLPYTRRAAVLVTLFRNSGGDLGSILTIRASSLSTFSGQAALPGGKADDINETTYQVARRETHEEIGLTSDDDALRSQGYAMDYLTTLPAYMSRNLLAVQPSIAYLRPINAPSIDDICSEHYNNRIFPHDFYSSFNHKTDLPGIIDSHAFSDSTEVQEVFSVPVNKFLYDNPKYYTGKPVDWGGLTWNQHWFKVIRRHKAIGEVGWLSVWGLTANILVDTAIIGYDQQPAMPHRQKGQFGDEEILRALHELGKLPEERNKKADLNIQFKEVFGKDSPLLSLRSM, from the coding sequence ATGAAACAGACGGCTATCGATGCGTTAAAAAGATTGAGGTCGTTCAAGATCAAATCGTCGGTTTGGGATGACTTACCGTATACCCGACGTGCAGCTGTGTTAGTAACTCTCTTCAGGAACAGTGGTGGAGATTTAGGTTCTATTCTCACGATCCGTGCTAGTAGCCTTTCCACTTTCTCTGGCCAGGCAGCTTTACCAGGTGGTAAAGCCGATGATATCAACGAAACGACGTACCAGGTTGCGAGAAGAGAAACCCATGAGGAGATAGGTTTAACGTCCGATGACGATGCCTTACGGTCTCAAGGGTACGCAATGGACTATTTAACGACTCTGCCGGCTTATATGTCGAGGAATCTTCTTGCTGTTCAACCGTCTATAGCATATTTACGGCCCATCAATGCTCCTAGTATTGATGACATTTGCTCGGAACATTACAACAATAGAATTTTCCCTCACGACTTTTATTCGTCTTTCAACCATAAGACAGATCTTCCTGGAATTATAGACTCCCACGCATTTTCTGATAGCACAGAGGTTCAGGAGGTATTTTCTGTCCCAGTAAACAAGTTTCTGTATGATAACCCAAAATACTACACCGGCAAGCCTGTAGACTGGGGTGGATTGACATGGAATCAGCATTGGTTCAAGGTGATTCGTCGTCATAAAGCAATTGGTGAAGTGGGTTGGTTATCTGTATGGGGACTTACAGCCAATATTCTCGTGGATACTGCCATTATTGGATACGACCAGCAACCTGCTATGCCCCATAGACAGAAAGGCCAGTTTGGCGACGAAGAGATTTTGAGAGCACTGCATGAACTGGGTAAACTGCCTGAAGAGAGGAACAAGAAAGCCGATCTAAATATCCAATTCAAAGAAGTTTTTGGCAAAGACTCACCTCTGCTCTCGTTACGGAGCATGTGA
- the CPD1 gene encoding Cpd1p (Cyclic nucleotide phosphodiesterase; hydrolyzes ADP-ribose 1'', 2''-cyclic phosphate to ADP-ribose 1''-phosphate; may have a role in tRNA splicing; no detectable phenotype is conferred by null mutation or by overexpression; protein abundance increases in response to DNA replication stress; GO_component: GO:0005794 - Golgi apparatus [Evidence IEA,IEA]; GO_component: GO:0030136 - clathrin-coated vesicle [Evidence IDA] [PMID 14562095]; GO_function: GO:0004113 - 2',3'-cyclic-nucleotide 3'-phosphodiesterase activity [Evidence IEA]; GO_function: GO:0004113 - 2',3'-cyclic-nucleotide 3'-phosphodiesterase activity [Evidence IDA,IMP] [PMID 10734185]; GO_function: GO:0003824 - catalytic activity [Evidence IEA]; GO_function: GO:0004112 - cyclic-nucleotide phosphodiesterase activity [Evidence IEA]; GO_function: GO:0016787 - hydrolase activity [Evidence IEA]; GO_process: GO:0009187 - cyclic nucleotide metabolic process [Evidence IDA] [PMID 10734185]) translates to MPKKGSPLYDALKATIDSLKTLFDDGVIFLPHLTITSDIHCHNQAQVDSILDTALAASKAVPQIPVIVDGLVYGSLYFKKVFLSVVPAPELVSLARICREEFVTAPMIASSEKNYSALSQEERDSLSKQAAQIANDWARDEYKPHVSLAYSNMYPVDEALQGTIDMRLTDTFGEHYATRGIGWTGGRLALVRCEGNVEDWVVLGHRDI, encoded by the coding sequence ATGCCCAAAAAAGGGTCTCCTTTGTACGATGCGCTGAAAGCGACAATTGACAGTCTGAAGACGCTGTTTGACGACGGGGTCATATTTCTTCCACATCTCACAATCACCTCGGATATCCACTGTCACAACCAGGCTCAAGTCGATAGCATTCTCGACACGGCATTGGCTGCGTCGAAAGCAGTCCCCCAGATCCCGGTGATCGTAGATGGACTGGTCTATGGCAGTCTATATTTCAAAAAAGTGTTCTTATCAGTggtaccagcaccagaactgGTGTCTCTGGCCAGGATATGCCGCGAGGAGTTTGTCACTGCTCCAATGATTGCATCTTCAGAAAAAAACTACTCAGCCCTTTCGCAAGAAGAACGGGATTCTCTAAGTAAACAAGCGGCTCAAATTGCCAACGACTGGGCCCGAGACGAATACAAACCACACGTCAGTCTCGCGTACTCGAACATGTACCCCGTGGATGAGGCTCTTCAGGGAACGATAGACATGCGACTCACCGACACCTTCGGCGAGCATTACGCTACCCGCGGCATTGGCTGGACCGGCGGCCGGCTCGCTCTCGTTCGCTGCGAGGGCAATGTCGAGGACTGGGTGGTTCTAGGGCACCGCGATATCTGA
- the RAD50 gene encoding MRX complex DNA-binding subunit, whose protein sequence is MDKQVPLYLGASKAVLDYVIFCHQEDSLWPLAEATVVKKRFDEIFQVSKYTKAIESLKSLRKENISDISLAQKDVQYLEAAKERAEKAERRADMLTIQIDTYSTEADALKTRMEVVSAETNEFLERNQKFQENIYKLRTAREQRDHTNENIQRLSQGLEEMTEDEADLEKILNDFETRVNEKKNEKETLSQKIHASQAKLSNTRRKFNEMNLKEGQLRAELEAHNVRLAERKQFIADKSKVLNLMDIHREAVKDEALDDSLGEDSYIGKFEKSLERQLNRVQSEQEAMRLKGSEAENEISIRIQDLTTQKLRLEQKKLSNTESIRSFEKEIETLQTTINNIKIDEGTLEFEKSSVEGLVKGLELAQSRFNELEEKDELSKKKAELTEIEEEIEICNADIVASNQYADDRAKFKLLKDDLAKRRAGLTTSMEKHNTEFERVVGSAINAETVENDLKSAINRISANIDSQTESLEEAQKAVLQTQASIDHVTKEIADRETEAKELREEVQEIFRNLEFDEDTNPIVDYEAIISELDKDLTDAIHSVEGSSFMASYFKQAKHQAESQNVCFLCERRFETTQDRIRFIESVVERGDKIPAQETELKEQFQAAQENLDRAHNAGTSVKRVRSIELSEIPSKREELSKLREKLDIEQSEMQRRVEQTDLIKSDLKEVEGLRAVAGDIARHFEAINTLESQIESMERRFPSQGERGAKTRAAKEIHELLSDLNNRAKVVKSDIARLQTARETSLADINQMKNNVSAKRLELSKMESQLSEKINQEKRIVETKAKIGVAREAIKEANEQLDEMLPQLREKEHELSKAKLESAAAEKELSNKYNLVYQISNELGRMSKAIIEYTAKGGREKLEECQASVKQFSGDVETVEKDISELNGLLNEKERELLDMKGFERKVQDNLEVRRLNQKLLELEVLITELESHDAERNKEKYEKEMTRLRNEYSQLNSKYSSIIGEIKQLDDQLKIINDELATEFLDVKENYRKAIIKLETRKVANEDLAKYSKAMDSAIMQYHSEKMKEINAIIDELWKKTYTGTDVDTIMIRSDHESSRGNRTYNYRVSMIKDDAELDMRGRCSAGQKVLACIIVRLALAECFGKKCGIITLDEPTTNLDERNCEALARSLGQIIESRRNQSNFQLIVITHDQNFIAHMNASAYVDKYFQVSRNATQGSKIDCLPISQILVR, encoded by the coding sequence ATGGACAAACAGGTGCCTCTATATCTCGGTGCGTCAAAGGCAGTACTGGACTACGTTATCTTTTGCCATCAAGAGGATAGTCTATGGCCGCTTGCTGAAGCCACTGTAGTCAAGAAGCGCTTTGATGAGATTTTTCAAGTTTCGAAATATACAAAGGCTATAGAGAGTCTCAAGAGTCtgagaaaagaaaacatATCAGATATTAGTCTGGCTCAGAAAGACGTACAATATTTGGAGGCAGCCAAGGAAAGAGCAGAAAAGGCTGAGCGAAGAGCGGATATGTTAACCATCCAAATTGACACATACAGCACCGAAGCAGATGCCCTCAAAACCAGAATGGAGGTTGTGTCTGCTGAAACAAACGAATTTCTAGAGAGGAATCAGAAATTTCAAGAGAATATTTATAAGTTACGTACTGCACGTGAACAACGAGATCATACCAACGAAAATATCCAGCGTTTGAGTCAAGGTTTAGAGGAGATGACTGAGGATGAGGCAGACTTGGAGAAGATTTTAAACGATTTTGAGACGAGGGTtaatgaaaagaaaaatgagAAGGAGACTTTAAGTCAAAAGATACATGCATCTCAGGCAAAGTTGAGTAATACTCGTCGAAAGTTCAATGAGATGAATCTTAAAGAGGGTCAACTTAGAGCAGAATTAGAAGCGCATAATGTAAGGCTAGCAGAGCGAAAACAGTTTATTGCTGACAAGAGCAAAGTTCTAAATCTCATGGATATACATCGTGAGGCAGTCAAAGACGAAGCGCTCGATGATTCACTTGGTGAAGATAGCTATATCGGTAAATTCGAAAAAAGCCTCGAAAGACAGTTGAACAGAGTGCAGTCTGAGCAGGAGGCCATGCGTCTCAAGGgatcagaagcagaaaacGAGATATCGATTAGGATACAGGATCTTACCACTCAGAAGCTACGTCTagagcagaagaagctatCCAATACTGAATCAATTCGATCATTTGAAAAGGAAATTGAAACTCTTCAGACGACtatcaacaatatcaagaTTGATGAGGGAACTCTGGAATTTGAAAAGTCATCAGTCGAAGGCCTTGTAAAGGGACTTGAGTTGGCTCAGTCGAGGTTCAATGAACTGGAAGAGAAAGATGAGCTGTCGAAAAAGAAGGCTGAACTTACAGAAATAGAGGAAGAGATTGAGATTTGtaatgctgatattgttgcATCTAATCAATACGCTGATGATCGAGCAAAGTTCAAGTTGTTAAAAGATGATCTTGCTAAGAGGAGAGCGGGTCTTACCACGTCAATGGAAAAACATAATACTGAATTTGAAAGGGTTGTAGGAAGCGCTATCAATGCAGAGACCGTTGAAAATGACTTGAAGAGTGCGATTAACAGGATTTCTGCCAATATCGATTCTCAAACGGAGAGCCTTGAAGAGGCTCAAAAAGCGGTTTTGCAAACTCAAGCGTCTATTGATCATGTCACCAAAGAAATTGCCGACAGGGAAACAGAGGCTAAAGAGCTTAGGGAAGAAGTTCAGGAGATATTCAGAAATCTGGAGTTTGACGAAGATACAAATCCAATCGTCGACTATGAGGCGATTATTTCTGAACTTGACAAGGATCTTACAGATGCGATTCACTCTGTCGAGGGTAGCTCGTTTATGGCTAGTTATTTTAAACAGGCCAAACACCAAGCTGAGAGTCAGAATGTTTGCTTTCTCTGTGAGAGAAGATTTGAAACTACGCAAGATCGGATTCGTTTCATTGAAAGTGTTGTGGAAAGAGGAGATAAAATCCCTGCCCAGGAGACAGAGTTGAAAGAACAGTTTCAAGCGGCACAGGAAAATCTCGACCGAGCTCATAATGCAGGCACATCAGTCAAACGGGTTAGATCAATTGAATTATCAGAGATTCCAAGTAAACGTGAAGAGCTTTCTAAGCTTAGGGAAAAGCTTGACATTGAGCAAAGCGAGATGCAGCGTAGAGTTGAACAAACAGATTTGATCAAATCCGATTTGAAAGAAGTCGAGGGTCTCAGAGCGGTAGCAGGCGATATTGCGCGACACTTTGAAGCAATCAATACTTTGGAGAGTCAGATTGAGAGCATGGAGAGAAGATTTCCATCACAGGGAGAGAGAGGCGCTAAGACCAGGGCAGCCAAAGAAATTCATGAACTATTATCAGATTTGAATAACAGAGCAAAGGTAGTGAAATCTGATATCGCACGGTTACAGACAGCACGAGAAACCTCTTTGGCAGATATTAACCAGATGAAGAATAATGTTAGCGCCAAACGACTCGAATTGAGTAAAATGGAGAGTCAATTATcagagaaaataaatcaggAGAAAAGAATAGTAGAAACCAAGGCCAAAATTGGTGTAGCACGTGAGGCCATAAAAGAAGCAAATGAACAGCTGGATGAGATGTTACCTCAATTACGAGAAAAAGAACATGAATTATCTAAAGCCAAATTGGAAtccgcagcagcagagaaAGAACTGAGCAACAAGTATAATTTGGTGTATCAGATTAGTAATGAGCTCGGACGGATGAGCAAGGCAATCATTGAGTACACTGCTAAAGGTGGTCGAGAGAAGTTGGAAGAATGCCAGGCCAGCGTGAAGCAGTTTAgtggtgatgttgaaacTGTCGAGAAGGATATATCTGAGTTGAATGGCTTGCTTAATGAAAAGGAAAGAGAACTTCTAGATATGAAAGGATTCGAGAGAAAGGTCCAGGATAATTTGGAAGTTCGTCGACTAAATCAGAAGTTGCTGGAGTTGGAGGTATTAATTACAGAGCTTGAGAGTCATGATGCGGAAcgaaataaagaaaaatacGAAAAAGAGATGACACGGTTGAGAAATGAATATTCACAACTCAACTCCAAGTATTCTAGTATAATTGGTGAGATCAAGCAGTTGGACGATCAACTGAAGATAATAAACGACGAACTAGCGACTGAATTCTTAGACGTTAAAGAAAACTATCGAAAGGCTATTATTAAACTAGAAACTAGAAAAGTGGCGAATGAAGATCTGGCCAAGTATAGCAAAGCTATGGATAGCGCGATTATGCAGTATCACAGCGAAAAGATGAAGGAAATTAATGCCATCATTGATGAACTGTGGAAAAAGACATACACCGGTACGGATGTAGACACAATCATGATAAGATCGGATCATGAAAGTTCAAGAGGCAATCGAACTTATAACTATCGGGTTTCGATGATCAAGGATGACGCAGAGCTGGATATGAGGGGTCGATGTAGTGCGGGCCAAAAGGTGTTGGCGTGTATTATAGTACGCTTGGCTTTAGCAGAATGTTTTGGTAAAAAGTGTGGTATTATTACGCTTGACGAGCCTACTACGAATCTTGATGAAAGAAATTGCGAGGCCCTGGCACGGAGTCTCGGACAGATTATAGAATCAAGACGAAACCAGTCCAACTTCCAGCTTATTGTTATTACTCATGACCAGAATTTTATTGCTCACATGAATGCTTCAGCGTATGTGGACAAGTATTTCCAGGTGAGTCGTAATGCGACCCAGGGTTCTAAAATTGACTGTCTACCAATCAGCCAGATTCTTGTTAGGTAA